The following DNA comes from Hyphococcus flavus.
TTATTACCGATCAGCAGCGAGTCGCATTGCGTAAAGTTCCGCGCGCCCTCGGCCTTGCGATGAATGCTGACAAGCCCGCGATAGGTAGAGTTCGACTTGCCGGCGGAAATACCCTTGGAAATGATCCGTGACTTCGTGTTCCTGCCCAGATGGATCATCTTGGTGCCGGTGTCGGCCTGCTGATGATTATTGGTGATGGCGATGGAATAAAACTCGCCCTGGCTACCCTCGCCCTTCAGCACGCAAGACGGATATTTCCACGTGACGGCGGAGCCGGTCTCGACCTGCGTCCACGAGACCTTGGAATTGACCCCGCGGCAGTCAGCGCGCTTGGTGACGAAATTATAGATGCCGCCCTTACCGTCCTTGTCGCCGGGGTACCAGTTCTGCACCGTTGAATATTTAATCTCAGCGTCGTCTTCAGCGACAAGCTCGACCACCGCGGCGTGCAACTGGTTTTCATCGCGCATGGGCGCGGTGCAACCTTCGAGATAGGAAACGTAACTGCCCGGCGCGGCGACAATCAGCGTACGCTCGAACTGGCCGGTATTCGCCTCGTTGATGCGGAAATAGGTGGAAAGCTCCATCGGGCAGCGAACGCCCTCCGGCACGTAAACAAAGGTGCCGTCGGAAAAGACCGCCGAGTTCAGCGTTGCAAAGAAATTATCCGATGTCGGCACCACCGTGCCGAGATATTTCCGAACCAGCTCCGGGTGTTCGCGCACGGCTTCTGAAATCGACATGAAGATGACGCCGGCCTTTTCGAGCTCTTTCTTGAATGTCGTGGCGACTGAAACGGAATCGAAGACCGCATCGACAGCGACTTTCGGTGCGCCGGCGCCAGTTCGCGCTTCGCCGGGGCTTTGTCCAGCGCCCTCGACACCAAGCAGCACTTCGGCTTCTTTCAAGGGGATACCGAGCTTTTCGAAGTCTTCCAGAATTTCTTTTGGAACATCATCAATCGACTCATATTTCGCGCCGGTCGTCGGTTCGGAATAATAATAAGCGTCCTGATAATCGATGGGCGGGTATTTCACCATCGCCCATTCCGGTTCCTTCATGGTCAGCCAGCGCCGGAATGCCTCTAGCCGCCATTCGAGCAGCCACTCCGGCTCCTCTTTCTTTGCGGAGATAAAGCGCACCGTGTCTTCGTTGAGGCCCTTGGGCGCCTTCACCGACTCAATATCGGTCGTGAAGCC
Coding sequences within:
- the sufB gene encoding Fe-S cluster assembly protein SufB, giving the protein MSEVKESISKETVETAKALETYKYGFTTDIESVKAPKGLNEDTVRFISAKKEEPEWLLEWRLEAFRRWLTMKEPEWAMVKYPPIDYQDAYYYSEPTTGAKYESIDDVPKEILEDFEKLGIPLKEAEVLLGVEGAGQSPGEARTGAGAPKVAVDAVFDSVSVATTFKKELEKAGVIFMSISEAVREHPELVRKYLGTVVPTSDNFFATLNSAVFSDGTFVYVPEGVRCPMELSTYFRINEANTGQFERTLIVAAPGSYVSYLEGCTAPMRDENQLHAAVVELVAEDDAEIKYSTVQNWYPGDKDGKGGIYNFVTKRADCRGVNSKVSWTQVETGSAVTWKYPSCVLKGEGSQGEFYSIAITNNHQQADTGTKMIHLGRNTKSRIISKGISAGKSNSTYRGLVSIHRKAEGARNFTQCDSLLIGNNCGAHTVPYVESKNPKAILEHEATTSRLSEDQLFYCQQRGLSEEESVALLVNGFCKEVLQELPMEFAVEAQKLVSVSLEGSVG